A genome region from Schlesneria paludicola DSM 18645 includes the following:
- the tmk gene encoding dTMP kinase, whose protein sequence is MSALIAIEGIDGSGKGTQAARLQAHYVSQGLRAALLSFPQYQQTRFGAKIGDFLNGRFGSLDVVHPLLVSLLFAGDRFESKDLIERSLATNDVVICDRYMASNIAHQGAKVSDSERADLIDWIQHLESSIYKLPQAQLTLFLDVPVPQAQRLIAAKSQRTYTDKAADLQEADAQYLQNVRNVYTQLATSPDWITIPCVANQDVRSMDAITADIVAAVSASGILQT, encoded by the coding sequence TTGAGCGCGCTGATTGCGATTGAAGGAATTGACGGTTCGGGGAAGGGCACCCAGGCGGCGCGATTGCAGGCGCACTATGTCTCCCAGGGGTTGCGTGCGGCACTGCTCAGTTTTCCACAATATCAACAGACCCGGTTCGGGGCCAAAATCGGCGACTTTCTGAATGGGCGGTTCGGCAGTCTGGATGTTGTGCATCCGCTGCTCGTGTCCCTGCTGTTCGCCGGAGACCGTTTTGAATCCAAGGATCTGATCGAACGTTCGCTCGCGACAAACGATGTCGTGATTTGTGATCGATACATGGCGTCCAATATCGCGCATCAGGGGGCGAAGGTCTCCGATTCAGAACGCGCGGACCTTATCGACTGGATTCAGCACCTCGAGTCGTCGATCTACAAGCTTCCCCAGGCGCAATTGACGCTGTTTCTCGACGTACCTGTGCCCCAGGCACAACGGTTGATCGCCGCCAAGTCACAGCGGACGTACACCGACAAGGCAGCTGATCTTCAGGAAGCGGATGCGCAATATCTGCAAAATGTGCGGAATGTCTACACCCAGCTCGCGACCAGCCCCGACTGGATCACGATCCCATGCGTCGCGAATCAGGACGTCCGCTCAATGGACGCCATCACCGCGGACATCGTCGCCGCAGTCAGCGCCAGTGGAATTCTGCAGACGTGA
- a CDS encoding SirB1 family protein: protein MDIDTDFSCDPEFCKLLARREDVNLIGAALELARDAQPKLDFEHTLGWIAKRSVELRTHIHRMRSDREMLSELVRCLAGTHGLHGDKYAFQRAECSYINRVVETGVGIPISLSIVYVAVAQGAGLDLVGVAAPMHFLTRFDTIEGPLFVDTFHAGQILNYDDCVEWLETLSGLSSEEIDQALEPATPREIIIRMLNNLKALHVTQESWEQAWLVQRRLLALHSMAFDHRRDLALIAIKSNRPGVAIDLLETCLKDCSPKDRPMIENHLQIAEHQLSKWN, encoded by the coding sequence ATGGATATCGACACCGATTTTTCTTGTGATCCCGAGTTTTGCAAATTGCTTGCACGGCGGGAAGATGTCAATCTGATCGGTGCGGCACTTGAGCTGGCACGCGATGCTCAGCCGAAGCTTGATTTTGAACACACACTCGGCTGGATTGCGAAACGTTCTGTGGAACTGCGCACCCATATTCATCGCATGCGCAGTGACCGCGAAATGCTAAGTGAACTCGTGCGATGTCTTGCGGGAACGCACGGTCTGCACGGTGATAAATACGCCTTTCAGCGTGCGGAATGCAGCTACATCAATCGCGTGGTGGAAACAGGCGTCGGCATTCCCATCAGTCTCTCGATCGTCTACGTGGCCGTGGCGCAGGGCGCCGGACTCGATCTCGTCGGTGTCGCCGCCCCCATGCATTTCCTGACTCGCTTCGACACGATCGAAGGGCCGCTTTTCGTCGACACATTTCACGCGGGGCAAATCCTCAACTACGACGATTGCGTCGAATGGCTCGAAACACTCAGCGGTCTTTCTAGCGAAGAAATCGACCAGGCGCTCGAACCGGCGACACCGCGTGAGATTATCATTCGCATGCTGAATAATTTGAAAGCTTTGCATGTGACTCAGGAAAGCTGGGAGCAAGCGTGGCTGGTTCAAAGGCGTCTGCTCGCGCTCCATTCCATGGCGTTCGATCATCGCCGTGACCTGGCATTGATTGCCATCAAATCGAATCGACCAGGGGTCGCGATCGATCTGCTGGAAACGTGTCTCAAGGATTGCTCGCCCAAAGATCGCCCGATGATCGAAAACCACCTGCAGATCGCCGAGCACCAGTTGTCGAAATGGAATTGA
- a CDS encoding Gfo/Idh/MocA family oxidoreductase translates to MSETSRRDRVGLGLIGLGPIWEQHYREPLSRLRNRLTIRMVYDPVEGRSKSIASDYGAEVAHSLTQVLRRPTLQGLIILDPGWCTTGFLNLVIRGNKPAFLSSQVLSHAANAVAALGNSVNHGDAAGLRTNAAEQLIPELCQRFTPASCRLRELIATRLGPVVKIAIEADLSHPATETASLVDWCLDLMGQAPTISPAPSGESTAGIDFTFAARTSSNGRAMPTPRTATLRHLPADNALIRVQCERGTATLPNRAQIRWETAAESADESLTDERTETEILIDQFCRRALGGLNPIGRLSEFVQALEIVNSIPLRQPA, encoded by the coding sequence ATGTCTGAGACGTCGCGGCGTGATCGAGTTGGACTGGGACTGATCGGCCTGGGGCCGATTTGGGAGCAGCACTACCGCGAGCCGTTGAGTCGATTGCGAAATCGACTGACCATTCGAATGGTCTACGACCCGGTTGAAGGTCGCTCCAAATCGATTGCCAGCGACTATGGTGCAGAAGTCGCTCATAGCCTGACACAGGTTCTTCGCCGCCCAACACTGCAGGGACTGATCATCCTTGATCCCGGTTGGTGTACCACAGGCTTTTTGAATCTGGTGATTCGGGGCAACAAACCTGCGTTCTTATCTAGCCAGGTGCTCAGTCATGCGGCCAATGCTGTCGCGGCACTCGGAAACTCAGTCAATCACGGGGACGCTGCTGGGCTACGGACCAATGCGGCGGAACAACTGATCCCCGAACTCTGCCAGCGATTCACCCCGGCTTCGTGTCGGCTGCGCGAACTGATTGCAACGCGGCTTGGCCCTGTTGTCAAAATCGCGATAGAAGCCGACCTGTCACACCCCGCCACAGAGACCGCTTCGCTCGTTGACTGGTGCCTTGACTTGATGGGACAGGCTCCGACGATCTCGCCCGCCCCTTCGGGCGAATCAACAGCAGGGATTGATTTCACGTTTGCCGCTCGTACGAGTTCCAATGGACGGGCAATGCCGACACCTCGAACAGCCACGCTACGGCACTTACCCGCGGACAACGCATTGATTCGTGTTCAATGCGAACGCGGTACCGCGACTCTGCCGAACCGCGCACAAATTCGCTGGGAAACGGCTGCGGAATCCGCGGACGAATCGTTGACCGACGAGCGGACAGAAACCGAAATTCTGATCGATCAGTTTTGTCGTCGCGCACTCGGGGGACTCAATCCGATCGGACGCCTGTCTGAATTTGTCCAGGCGTTAGAGATCGTCAATTCGATCCCTCTCCGACAACCGGCCTGA
- the pruA gene encoding L-glutamate gamma-semialdehyde dehydrogenase has product MAKKSTKKNAETDVSNPEVSSPPTRKKVAPETVAVQTPTEWDAARVEAETQRVGTDIWEHLSRRRPSMFERRWWDDRILGAAMADESLKVQMFRFVDVLPRLKTHRDVTRHLQEYFLEVKEHLPLAIEMVRFGVEHLSPDSVLSRALAYNARGNAARMARRFIAGSNVSEVLTGVTSLRKQGFAFTLDLLGEAVISEAEAEAYQRSYLELIDGLAPVVNAWPENAQTDYDHERAIPRVNVSIKLSALVSHFRPMDVLGTAAAVKERLRPLLRKARESHAYVHVDMEQYAYKDLTIDIFKQTLLEDEFRDWADVGIVIQAYLPEAERDVMGLLEWAQERGTPVWIRLVKGAYWDYETVIAQSRNWPSPVFEEKWQSDDNYERLTRLLLENYTVLQPAFGSHNLRSLSYVIATAKELNVPDSAFELQMLYGMAGEQARAFSELGYRVRIYTPFGQLMPGMAYLVRRLLENTSNDSFLRHSYDENVKIEDLLMKPARLASSTPKKQPVRPEFVNEAIADFSREDVREAMLSALDTVSDDLGKEYPIVIGGKAIHARSMMVSLNPSKKSQVIGRIASATADDVVLAIDTARRAQPAWAKTEVQYRAEYLELMAKEMRERRYELAAWQVYECGKPWAEADAEVCEAIDFCVYYSQQMRYLDAPLRTDLPGEENCYFYRARGVVAVIAPWNFPLAILTGMTAAALVTGNTVVMKPSEQSSVVATKLLEIIQTVGIPDGVVSFVPGVGEEIGPELVGSPNVDMIAFTGSRPVGLAINEQAAASHISQLGVKHVIAEMGGKNAIIVDSDADLDEAVVGVAQSAFGYAGQKCSACSRVIVLEDAYDEFLSRLVEAAKSLKVGPADDPATDIGPVIDEDSYNRILKYIEHGQTEGQLLYGEVDAKLASKGYYVGPHIFVEVPPDAKLAQQEIFGPVLVVFKAKDFNEALTIANGTDYALTGGCYSRSPANLRRVRQEFVVGNLYLNRPITGALVARQPFGGFKLSGIGSKAGGPDYLKHFLIPINVTENTLRRGFAPPTSESESGADEA; this is encoded by the coding sequence TTGGCCAAAAAGTCTACGAAAAAAAACGCCGAAACCGATGTCTCGAATCCGGAGGTCTCAAGCCCTCCGACTCGGAAGAAAGTGGCACCTGAAACCGTGGCAGTCCAGACGCCGACGGAATGGGATGCTGCGCGGGTTGAGGCTGAAACTCAGCGTGTGGGAACTGACATCTGGGAACATCTCTCGCGGCGGCGGCCGTCGATGTTCGAGCGGCGCTGGTGGGATGACCGCATTCTCGGCGCTGCCATGGCCGACGAATCGCTCAAAGTGCAGATGTTTCGCTTCGTCGATGTGCTTCCTCGCTTGAAGACACATCGCGATGTCACGCGGCACCTGCAAGAATACTTTCTGGAAGTCAAAGAACACCTGCCACTTGCGATCGAGATGGTTCGGTTCGGGGTCGAACACCTGTCTCCCGATTCCGTGCTGTCGCGAGCCTTGGCCTACAACGCTCGCGGAAACGCGGCCCGAATGGCTCGGCGGTTTATTGCGGGTTCAAATGTCAGCGAAGTCTTGACCGGTGTCACTTCGCTCCGCAAGCAGGGTTTTGCGTTCACGCTCGATCTCCTGGGCGAAGCCGTCATTTCCGAGGCCGAGGCCGAAGCGTATCAGCGGTCGTACCTGGAGCTGATCGACGGTCTGGCGCCAGTGGTCAATGCGTGGCCGGAAAATGCGCAGACCGACTACGATCACGAACGTGCGATTCCCCGCGTGAATGTTTCCATCAAGCTGTCGGCACTCGTCAGTCACTTCCGTCCCATGGACGTTCTCGGGACTGCGGCGGCCGTCAAAGAGCGATTGCGGCCACTGCTGCGCAAGGCTCGGGAAAGCCACGCATACGTCCATGTGGATATGGAACAGTATGCCTACAAAGATCTGACGATCGACATCTTCAAGCAGACATTGCTGGAAGACGAATTTCGTGATTGGGCGGATGTTGGAATCGTCATTCAGGCATATCTTCCCGAGGCTGAACGCGATGTGATGGGACTATTGGAATGGGCCCAGGAACGCGGTACGCCGGTTTGGATCAGACTGGTGAAGGGGGCCTACTGGGACTACGAAACCGTCATCGCCCAAAGCCGGAACTGGCCGTCGCCCGTCTTCGAAGAAAAGTGGCAATCGGATGACAATTACGAGCGTTTGACTCGACTGCTGCTCGAAAATTACACCGTGTTGCAGCCGGCGTTCGGCAGCCACAACCTACGCAGTTTGTCGTACGTCATTGCGACCGCAAAGGAGCTGAATGTCCCCGACAGCGCCTTCGAATTGCAGATGCTGTATGGGATGGCCGGTGAGCAGGCCCGGGCATTCAGCGAATTGGGCTACCGCGTTCGAATTTACACACCGTTCGGCCAGTTGATGCCGGGAATGGCCTATCTCGTAAGGCGATTACTCGAGAACACGTCGAACGATTCCTTTTTGCGACATAGCTATGACGAGAACGTCAAGATCGAGGATTTACTGATGAAGCCGGCCAGACTCGCGAGTAGCACCCCGAAGAAGCAACCTGTGCGACCGGAATTCGTCAACGAAGCGATTGCGGACTTCTCTCGTGAAGACGTCCGCGAGGCCATGCTGTCGGCGCTCGATACCGTCAGCGACGATCTGGGCAAGGAGTATCCGATTGTCATCGGGGGAAAAGCGATTCACGCGCGCTCGATGATGGTTTCGCTGAACCCTTCGAAGAAGTCTCAAGTCATTGGCCGGATCGCATCGGCGACCGCCGACGATGTCGTGTTGGCCATCGATACCGCCCGACGTGCTCAGCCCGCCTGGGCAAAGACCGAAGTGCAGTATCGCGCCGAGTATCTCGAGCTGATGGCCAAGGAAATGCGCGAACGTCGGTACGAACTGGCGGCCTGGCAGGTCTATGAGTGTGGAAAGCCCTGGGCGGAAGCCGATGCCGAAGTCTGTGAGGCGATCGATTTTTGCGTCTACTATTCGCAGCAGATGCGGTATCTCGACGCGCCGCTGCGGACGGACTTGCCCGGCGAAGAAAATTGCTATTTCTATCGTGCCCGTGGCGTGGTCGCCGTGATCGCTCCGTGGAATTTTCCGCTGGCAATTCTGACGGGCATGACCGCAGCGGCACTCGTCACGGGGAATACCGTGGTGATGAAGCCGTCTGAGCAGTCCTCTGTGGTTGCGACGAAACTGCTGGAAATCATTCAGACCGTTGGTATTCCCGATGGCGTTGTCAGTTTCGTGCCCGGTGTCGGCGAAGAGATCGGTCCCGAACTGGTGGGCAGTCCCAACGTCGATATGATCGCCTTCACCGGATCGCGGCCCGTTGGCCTCGCCATCAATGAACAGGCTGCTGCGTCGCACATTTCGCAACTGGGCGTCAAGCACGTCATTGCCGAGATGGGCGGCAAGAACGCCATCATCGTCGATAGCGATGCCGACTTGGACGAAGCCGTCGTGGGGGTTGCTCAAAGCGCCTTTGGGTATGCCGGTCAAAAATGCTCGGCCTGCTCGCGCGTGATCGTGCTGGAAGACGCCTACGATGAATTTCTCTCACGATTGGTGGAAGCTGCCAAGTCGTTGAAAGTGGGGCCCGCGGACGATCCCGCCACCGATATCGGCCCTGTCATCGACGAAGACTCGTACAACCGAATTCTGAAATATATCGAACACGGTCAGACCGAGGGCCAACTTCTCTACGGCGAAGTCGATGCGAAGCTGGCTTCGAAGGGGTACTACGTTGGCCCCCATATTTTCGTCGAAGTTCCACCAGATGCGAAATTGGCTCAACAAGAGATCTTCGGACCGGTCCTGGTTGTGTTCAAGGCAAAAGACTTCAACGAGGCTCTCACGATCGCCAATGGAACCGACTATGCACTGACGGGTGGCTGCTACAGTCGCAGTCCCGCGAACCTGCGACGGGTCCGTCAAGAGTTTGTCGTGGGCAACTTGTATCTGAATCGCCCGATCACGGGTGCTCTGGTGGCGCGGCAGCCGTTCGGTGGTTTCAAGCTGAGCGGTATCGGAAGCAAGGCGGGCGGACCAGACTACTTGAAGCACTTCTTGATTCCGATCAACGTGACCGAGAATACGCTGCGTCGTGGTTTTGCTCCTCCGACGAGCGAAAGTGAATCGGGCGCGGACGAAGCCTGA
- a CDS encoding HEAT repeat domain-containing protein, producing the protein MAKLPLPFSNQSVSEWTVQLQQSPAAEDRLRALQAISLLAQTDETNRIAHNALDDADSMVRAMAARLLGREGIETSNETQAKLVNLLGDDDPDVQFESARTLIRKKSSRAELAFPSLFARLDEAETPALMLAAVISTLTEADLDQQTIEREFRPRVTAWLEHDRGEVREAVASAFAKWPAMSVQCVDRLIPLLEDSEPVVREKIAIALGQSGIKSDLILAGLETARMDEDSEVARVASEALAKLKSE; encoded by the coding sequence ATGGCCAAACTGCCACTTCCTTTTTCCAATCAATCCGTCAGTGAATGGACGGTACAACTTCAGCAGTCCCCGGCCGCCGAAGACCGTCTGCGCGCCTTGCAGGCCATCAGCCTGCTCGCCCAAACGGATGAAACGAACCGAATCGCCCATAACGCATTAGATGACGCTGATTCGATGGTGCGAGCGATGGCCGCCCGGCTGCTGGGTCGTGAAGGAATCGAGACATCGAACGAAACACAAGCCAAACTTGTTAATTTGCTTGGCGACGATGACCCTGACGTTCAATTCGAATCCGCCCGGACGCTGATCCGGAAAAAGTCGAGTCGAGCGGAACTGGCATTTCCTTCCCTGTTTGCCCGTCTGGATGAAGCAGAAACCCCCGCACTGATGCTGGCTGCCGTCATTAGTACGCTGACCGAGGCCGACTTGGACCAGCAAACAATCGAACGTGAATTCCGCCCACGCGTGACGGCTTGGTTGGAACATGATCGCGGCGAAGTTCGCGAAGCGGTGGCGAGTGCCTTCGCGAAATGGCCCGCAATGTCGGTTCAGTGCGTCGACCGGTTGATTCCCCTGCTCGAAGACAGCGAGCCGGTTGTCCGCGAAAAGATCGCGATTGCGCTGGGGCAGTCGGGAATCAAAAGCGATTTGATTCTTGCGGGATTGGAAACAGCCCGCATGGACGAAGACAGTGAAGTCGCGCGTGTGGCATCAGAGGCGCTGGCGAAACTCAAATCCGAGTGA
- a CDS encoding DUF1501 domain-containing protein, whose translation MMFSEFQSYVSRRLFMEQAARTFLGVSLLPGAALSAAVKKDAEPSPPAHDGKKGGTAKHVIFLCMNGAMTHLDTFDLKPGRETQGETKGIATNVPGMQFGETLPELAKVANELAVIRTLHTETGDHDGGRYLLRTSYKNIATIRHPGMGAWALKILGRQNKTLPDNVLISGDARHPGAGFLEPAYTPIPIGDPNAGLQNTVTPKYLTEASFEKRLELINKFDSGFRKKYPQKQVDAYTEFYRQANQLVHSEELKAFDLNQEKPDVRDKYGRDQFGQGCLLARRLVEHDVRYIEIGLGGWDMHTDIYQNDKLPAHAANLDRAASVLIQDLKSKGLLEKTLVVLGTEFGRSPQINANGGRDHHPGVFSGFFAGGGIRGGCFYGRSDQDGLRPEEDGVTMSDFNATIAHALGLPLKEEFHSKSGRPFKVAHDGDPLLKLFA comes from the coding sequence ATGATGTTCAGCGAATTTCAGTCGTATGTGTCACGTCGATTGTTTATGGAGCAAGCTGCCCGCACGTTTCTGGGGGTGTCGCTGCTTCCCGGTGCGGCCCTGAGCGCCGCCGTGAAAAAGGATGCCGAGCCATCACCGCCTGCGCATGATGGCAAAAAAGGGGGAACGGCAAAGCACGTGATCTTCCTCTGCATGAACGGCGCGATGACGCACTTGGACACCTTTGACCTGAAGCCAGGCCGCGAAACTCAGGGCGAGACGAAGGGGATCGCGACGAATGTTCCCGGAATGCAATTTGGCGAGACGCTGCCCGAACTGGCCAAAGTCGCCAACGAATTGGCGGTGATTCGTACGCTGCACACCGAAACCGGCGATCACGACGGCGGGCGCTATCTCCTGCGTACCAGTTACAAGAACATCGCCACGATCCGGCACCCGGGGATGGGAGCTTGGGCACTCAAAATTCTCGGACGACAGAACAAAACACTTCCAGACAATGTGTTGATCTCGGGCGATGCCCGCCATCCGGGGGCCGGCTTTCTCGAGCCCGCGTACACGCCGATTCCCATTGGCGATCCCAACGCGGGACTTCAGAACACCGTAACGCCGAAGTATCTGACCGAAGCGTCATTTGAGAAGCGGCTCGAACTAATCAACAAGTTCGATAGCGGCTTCCGTAAGAAATACCCACAGAAGCAAGTCGACGCGTATACCGAATTCTATCGCCAGGCGAATCAACTCGTTCACAGCGAAGAACTGAAGGCGTTTGACCTCAATCAAGAGAAGCCCGATGTCCGCGACAAATACGGTCGTGACCAATTCGGCCAGGGATGTCTGCTGGCACGGCGGCTGGTGGAGCACGACGTGCGTTACATCGAAATCGGCTTGGGTGGTTGGGACATGCATACCGACATCTACCAGAACGACAAATTGCCAGCGCATGCCGCGAATCTTGATCGAGCCGCCTCTGTCTTGATTCAAGACCTGAAGTCCAAAGGTCTACTCGAGAAAACATTGGTGGTTTTGGGAACCGAATTCGGGCGCAGTCCGCAAATCAATGCGAACGGAGGTCGCGATCATCACCCGGGTGTCTTCTCGGGATTCTTCGCAGGCGGCGGAATTCGCGGGGGCTGCTTCTATGGCCGCTCGGACCAGGACGGCTTACGGCCAGAAGAAGATGGCGTCACGATGTCCGATTTCAACGCGACGATTGCCCACGCACTGGGGCTGCCTCTTAAGGAAGAGTTTCATTCGAAATCAGGCCGCCCGTTTAAAGTGGCACACGACGGCGACCCCTTGCTGAAGCTCTTCGCCTGA
- a CDS encoding DUF1549 and DUF1553 domain-containing protein, with protein sequence MVQLRNLLIVIVAVEVIGMSSIDRGISFVASQLQAAQPKTVPGNRKPKQKKKAEPAVHAPLRSQQIAKIDASTRKAALASAARIDELIDANLLKHQVSPNTPTSDEQFLRRIYLEIVGTIPTLQQTRAFLTSPDHEKRSRLIDSLLSQEGYSSNFYNYWADILRLKDGQIANNVPGRPYCEWVKVSLEMNMPYDKFVYEMLTAEGKIWDDPAAGYILRDSGMPLDAMNNTVRVFLGTQIGCAQCHNHPFDRWTQKEFYEMAAFTFGTTTRRGAGDKKFGGGNVVNKLRTDLKKVDPKFDGGGKYNRLLVSNLAEVYDRPAKLQLPHDYQYDDAKPKQAVDPKTIFEPQAKLEKDEPPRIAFARWLTSAENPRFGKTIANRLWKKSFGVGLIEPIDDIKDDSQPENPELMEFLTAEMVRVKFDLKEYLRIIYNTKAYQREAAHAEVNPGDEFHFPGPILRRMTAEQVWDSFITLAAYKPNEYQAEPASVEAKLVNIDLATATADLVYKRDQQLRSAELRKTREARDKDHSYKGTLLVRASELPSPRPPGHFLRQFGQSDRESIEASSVDGSVPQVLQMFNGPITHMLLEPTSVLCKNVFVDKSPEARVDIVFLSILARKPSAEERQAALGEVKAHGDAGYGNVVWALVNTREFLFIQ encoded by the coding sequence ATGGTACAGCTACGTAACTTGTTGATTGTGATTGTCGCGGTCGAAGTGATTGGAATGTCTTCGATCGATCGCGGGATATCGTTCGTGGCGTCGCAGCTCCAAGCCGCTCAGCCGAAGACCGTCCCCGGGAATCGGAAACCAAAACAAAAAAAGAAAGCCGAACCCGCGGTTCACGCGCCACTACGCTCACAACAGATTGCAAAGATCGATGCTTCGACCCGCAAAGCCGCGTTGGCGTCAGCGGCGAGGATCGATGAACTGATCGATGCCAATCTGCTGAAGCATCAGGTTTCACCGAATACGCCGACGAGCGACGAACAATTCTTGCGTCGCATCTATCTAGAGATTGTCGGCACGATCCCGACGCTTCAGCAAACGAGAGCGTTTCTGACGAGTCCTGATCACGAGAAACGCTCCCGGTTGATCGATTCGCTTCTCAGTCAAGAAGGGTATTCGAGCAACTTCTACAACTACTGGGCAGATATTCTGCGACTCAAAGATGGCCAGATCGCCAACAATGTTCCAGGCCGTCCCTACTGCGAATGGGTGAAAGTCAGCCTTGAGATGAACATGCCGTATGACAAGTTCGTGTACGAGATGCTGACGGCAGAGGGAAAGATCTGGGATGACCCCGCGGCAGGATACATTCTCCGTGATTCCGGGATGCCGCTCGATGCAATGAATAACACGGTCCGAGTCTTCCTTGGGACCCAGATCGGATGCGCGCAATGTCATAACCATCCGTTCGATCGATGGACTCAGAAAGAGTTCTACGAAATGGCCGCATTCACGTTCGGCACCACAACCCGACGGGGTGCGGGGGATAAGAAGTTTGGTGGCGGCAACGTCGTCAACAAACTGAGAACGGACCTTAAGAAGGTCGATCCGAAGTTCGATGGCGGTGGAAAATACAATCGACTGCTGGTCAGCAATCTGGCGGAGGTCTATGACCGTCCTGCGAAGCTGCAGTTGCCCCATGACTATCAGTACGATGACGCGAAGCCCAAGCAGGCCGTCGATCCGAAGACCATTTTCGAACCTCAGGCGAAGCTGGAGAAAGACGAGCCGCCACGAATCGCGTTCGCTCGCTGGCTGACTTCGGCCGAGAATCCACGATTTGGCAAGACGATCGCCAATCGTCTTTGGAAGAAATCTTTTGGTGTTGGGCTGATCGAACCGATTGATGACATCAAAGATGACAGCCAGCCCGAGAATCCGGAATTAATGGAGTTTCTCACCGCAGAAATGGTCAGAGTCAAGTTTGATCTGAAGGAGTATTTGCGGATCATCTACAACACCAAGGCGTATCAGCGCGAAGCGGCGCACGCCGAGGTGAATCCCGGCGACGAGTTCCATTTCCCCGGCCCAATTCTGCGACGAATGACGGCAGAACAGGTCTGGGACAGCTTTATCACGCTGGCTGCCTACAAGCCGAACGAGTATCAGGCCGAGCCTGCTTCCGTCGAGGCGAAGCTCGTGAATATTGATCTGGCAACGGCAACTGCCGATCTAGTTTACAAACGCGATCAGCAACTACGATCTGCTGAACTGAGGAAAACGCGTGAAGCGCGTGATAAGGATCATTCCTATAAGGGCACGCTGCTGGTGCGTGCCTCCGAATTGCCCTCGCCCCGGCCGCCCGGACACTTTCTGCGACAATTCGGTCAGTCAGATCGTGAATCAATCGAGGCCTCATCCGTCGATGGTTCGGTTCCTCAAGTCCTGCAAATGTTCAATGGTCCGATCACGCACATGCTGCTCGAACCAACCTCTGTGCTTTGCAAGAACGTCTTCGTCGACAAGTCACCCGAGGCGCGGGTCGACATTGTGTTTCTCTCGATCCTGGCCAGAAAGCCCTCGGCCGAAGAACGTCAGGCGGCTTTGGGCGAAGTGAAGGCGCATGGTGACGCTGGTTATGGAAATGTGGTCTGGGCACTGGTGAATACGCGTGAGTTCCTGTTCATCCAGTGA
- a CDS encoding ATP-grasp domain-containing protein — protein MSEYLVGGGADVGSASESMQREGLAMLTALVSDFAQMPGFQVVTTLQQGVRANLDGQVIHVQGPADESNVFEELLSVVDAVLVIAPETDGILASRCRRVVEAGVSSWNCSPAAIGLCGDKLRLAVHLQSRGLPTIPTALADWDRGFPKDSPPLVLKPRDGAGSNLTFLVKSTQDWHSAAERYRQANLADRALRQPFVSGSALSTVAILGLDGQWRTCLPIGTQRLSNDGRFRYLGGAIPAMISAEQTTRIESLVRATCQTIPGLVGYVGIDFLLTEQGDVSIVEINPRLTTSYVGYRQLISNRLPELWLSTDPQVAFVHSCGPIEFGIG, from the coding sequence GTGTCCGAATATCTCGTTGGCGGCGGTGCGGACGTTGGCAGCGCGAGCGAATCGATGCAGCGCGAAGGGTTGGCGATGCTGACCGCTCTCGTCTCCGACTTTGCCCAGATGCCGGGTTTCCAGGTTGTTACGACGCTGCAACAGGGCGTGCGGGCAAATCTTGACGGCCAGGTGATTCACGTTCAGGGGCCTGCTGACGAATCGAACGTATTTGAGGAATTGCTGTCCGTGGTAGACGCCGTCCTCGTCATCGCACCAGAGACTGACGGGATTCTCGCGTCCCGCTGTCGACGAGTGGTCGAGGCGGGGGTGTCCTCGTGGAATTGTTCGCCTGCGGCGATAGGCCTGTGCGGCGACAAGTTGCGGTTGGCAGTGCATTTGCAGTCACGTGGCCTGCCGACAATTCCCACCGCGCTCGCGGATTGGGATCGAGGTTTTCCCAAGGATTCGCCGCCGCTAGTCCTGAAGCCCCGTGACGGCGCCGGTTCCAATCTGACGTTCCTGGTGAAGAGCACGCAAGATTGGCATTCTGCCGCAGAGCGATACCGGCAGGCCAATCTGGCAGATCGTGCACTGCGCCAACCGTTTGTGTCGGGCAGTGCCCTGTCGACCGTGGCTATCTTGGGCCTGGATGGACAGTGGCGTACTTGCCTACCGATTGGCACGCAGCGGCTCTCCAATGACGGTCGTTTTCGCTATTTGGGCGGAGCCATCCCCGCCATGATCTCCGCTGAACAAACCACTCGGATTGAGTCGTTGGTTCGTGCGACGTGTCAGACAATCCCCGGGCTCGTGGGATACGTTGGCATCGATTTCTTGCTGACAGAGCAGGGGGATGTCTCGATTGTTGAGATCAATCCACGCCTGACGACGTCCTACGTGGGGTATCGGCAACTGATTTCGAATCGATTGCCCGAGCTTTGGTTGTCCACGGACCCTCAGGTGGCATTTGTTCACTCTTGTGGGCCGATCGAATTTGGCATCGGCTGA